A window of the Oncorhynchus keta strain PuntledgeMale-10-30-2019 chromosome 21, Oket_V2, whole genome shotgun sequence genome harbors these coding sequences:
- the LOC118400582 gene encoding Krueppel-like factor 15: MVDNFLVSGEETFLTYDSAPSVYHLSDMVTDAGTYQVMPSPFSEDDLSESSSPRSCSSPDSQVLSSSYGSSSSAGSSDSILDFLLSQTSLGGAGTAAAIPMSLPTSLWDSQRDEPSHPHPEALKEESVDFSVWSLVDMEQSSFQPTLEEIEEFLEENMEVVSSMKQEAREGALGLGLEEIMGLGVGLEVYRESSSPGPRLEPEAKHSDQTVFTENAATTTETKITPASPAQESIEGLHEDRSKSDSLSTRFGTTESFANCGSSGMPVILQIQPMQIKKEPSSTARHHPPQVVQPPPQPASDIKIAQLLVNIQGQTFALVPQLLPSTSLNVSSKFVRIAPVPIAAKPLGLGEVLVGLQGQGLHVGGQQFQKNPVADLIKMHKCTFPSCTKMYTKSSHLKAHLRRHTGEKPFACTWPGCGWRFSRSDELSRHRRSHSGIKPYQCPVCEKKFARSDHLSKHIKVHRFPRSRTLRTTN, encoded by the exons ATGGTGGATAACTTCCTAGTGAGCGGCGAGGAGACTTTCTTAACTTACGATAGCGCCCCTTCGGTGTATCACCTGTCTGACATGGTGACGGATGCAGGGACCTACCAGGTGATGCCCTCGCCCTTCTCCGAGGATGACCTGAGCGAGTCGTCAAGCCCTCGCTCCTGTTCTAGCCCCGACTCCCAAGTGCTCAGCTCCAGCTATGGCAGCAGCTCCAGCGCCGGGAGTTCAGACAGCATCCTGGACTTCCTGCTGTCCCAGACCTCCCTAGGCGGAGCAGGGACTGCGGCGGCCATCCCCATGTCACTGCCCACCTCTCTGTGGGACTCTCAGAGGGATGAGCCATCCCACCCTCATCCAGAGGCCTTGAAGGAGGAGAGTGTGGATTTCTCTGTCTGGTCCTTGGTGGACATGGAGCAGTCATCCTTCCAGCCCACAttggaggagatagaggagttcCTGGAGGAGAACATGGAGGTGGTGTCATCCATGAAGCAGGAGGCCCGGGAGGGGGCCCTGGGGCTGGGTCTGGAGGAGATCATGGGGTTGGGGGTGGGACTGGAAGTGTACAGGGAGTCCTCATCCCCAGGGCCAAGGCTGGAGCCCGAGGCCAAGCATTCAGACCAAACTGTGTTTACCGAGAATGCCGCCACCACCACCGAGACCAAAATCACACCGGCCTCGCCGGCACAGGAGTCCATAGAAGGTCTGCACGAAGACAGGTCCAAGAGTGATTCATTATCCACCAGGTTTGGGACAACAGAGAGCTTTGCAAACTGTGGCAGCAGTGGGATGCCGGTCATCCTGCAGATCCAGCCCATGCAGATCAAAAAGGAACCCAGTTCCACGGCTCGTCATCATCCTCCCCAAGTCGTACAGCCTCCCCCTCAGCCGGCATCAGACATCAAAATTGCCCAGCTGCTGGTCAACATCCAGGGGCAGACCTTTGCCCTGGTTCCCCAGCTGCTGCCCTCCACCAGCCTTAATGTCTCCTCCAAGTTTGTGCGCATCGCTCCAGTGCCCATTGCAGCCAAGCCCCTGGGCCTCGGGGAGGTGCTGGTTGGGCTCCAGGGCCAAGGGCTCCATGTGGGGGGTCAGCAGTTTCAGAAGAACCCCGTGGCGGACCTCATCAAAATGCACAAATGCACTTTCCCCAGCTGTACCAAGATGTACACCAAGAGCAGCCACCTGAAAGCTCACCTCCggagacacacaggggagaagccctTTGCCTGCACCTGGCCAGGCTGTGGATGGAG GTTCTCGAGGTCAGATGAGCTGTCGCGACACCGGCGGTCGCACTCAGGGATCAAGCCCTAccagtgtccagtgtgtgagaagaaaTTTGCCCGCAGTGACCATCTGTCAAAACACATCAAAGTCCACCGCTTTCCGCGAAGCCGGACACTGCGCACAACAAACTGA